From Candidatus Manganitrophus morganii, the proteins below share one genomic window:
- a CDS encoding glucose-6-phosphate isomerase: MKRVPSLTFDFKNMMTDQIGPVHGMGEEECARAFPLLDDVYRTFRESRNKGNLAFLDLPYQPTEKIKTLAKKVQGRFENFVLLGIGGSALGPIAIQQALHSPYYNLLSKKERGGPRMFFLDNVDPTEVASLLEVLDPSKTAVNVVTKSGGTIETLAQFLIVQKWIYKKVGKEKGAAHFIVTTDPKKGTLREIAQKEGFATLDIPEQVGGRFSVLTPVGLFPAAVSGIDIDLMLQGAADLDQEFQKVPPHENAAVWGAFVHHWAYLIKRRNILVLMPYSEALVGVAQWFVQLWAESLGKEKDISGKRISVGQTPVVAVGATDQHSQLQLYMEGPVDKTIQFLIVGSFGKDLPFPTVRSDTPIGLLAGHTLGSLLKIEQRAIEASLVESGRPNCKLIVPEINPYYLGALFYFFEFQTAFAGKLYGINPFDQPGVEAGKRIIHKLLKEEGQNRTKETSKRR, translated from the coding sequence ATGAAGCGCGTTCCATCCCTGACATTCGATTTCAAAAACATGATGACCGATCAGATCGGACCGGTGCACGGCATGGGAGAAGAGGAATGCGCGCGCGCCTTCCCTTTGTTGGATGATGTTTACCGCACATTCCGGGAGAGTCGAAACAAAGGGAATCTGGCGTTCCTGGATCTCCCCTATCAACCGACGGAGAAGATCAAGACACTCGCCAAAAAAGTCCAAGGCCGGTTCGAAAATTTTGTTCTTCTTGGAATCGGCGGATCGGCGCTGGGGCCGATCGCCATCCAACAGGCGCTCCATTCCCCCTATTATAATCTCCTCTCGAAAAAAGAACGGGGCGGGCCGAGAATGTTCTTCCTCGACAATGTCGATCCGACCGAAGTCGCCTCTCTTCTTGAGGTGCTCGATCCCTCCAAGACCGCGGTCAATGTGGTAACGAAGTCGGGGGGGACAATCGAAACGCTGGCGCAGTTCCTGATCGTTCAAAAGTGGATTTATAAGAAGGTTGGGAAGGAGAAGGGAGCGGCCCATTTCATCGTCACTACCGATCCCAAAAAGGGAACGCTGCGTGAAATCGCACAAAAGGAAGGATTCGCAACCCTCGACATTCCGGAGCAGGTCGGTGGCCGGTTTTCCGTCTTAACGCCGGTGGGGCTCTTCCCGGCGGCGGTTTCCGGGATCGATATTGATCTGATGCTGCAAGGGGCGGCCGATCTGGATCAAGAGTTTCAAAAAGTTCCTCCCCACGAAAACGCCGCGGTTTGGGGGGCCTTCGTGCATCATTGGGCTTACTTGATCAAGCGGAGGAATATCCTGGTGTTGATGCCCTACTCGGAGGCGTTGGTGGGAGTGGCTCAGTGGTTTGTACAGCTCTGGGCGGAAAGCTTAGGAAAGGAAAAAGATATCAGCGGCAAGAGAATTTCCGTCGGACAGACCCCGGTGGTCGCGGTCGGGGCCACCGATCAACACTCTCAGCTTCAACTCTATATGGAAGGGCCGGTTGATAAGACCATTCAGTTTCTCATCGTCGGATCGTTCGGGAAGGATCTTCCCTTTCCGACGGTTCGGTCCGACACCCCGATCGGGCTGCTTGCGGGTCACACGTTGGGAAGTCTTTTGAAGATCGAACAGCGCGCGATTGAAGCGTCGCTTGTGGAGTCGGGCCGGCCGAATTGTAAACTCATCGTCCCGGAGATCAACCCCTATTATTTAGGGGCTCTTTTTTATTTCTTTGAATTTCAGACCGCTTTTGCAGGGAAGCTCTACGGAATCAATCCATTCGATCAGCCGGGTGTGGAGGCGGGGAAAAGGATCATTCATAAATTGTTGAAGGAAGAAGGACAGAACCGCACCAAAGAGACCTCCAAGCGACGTTGA